In Neorhizobium galegae, the following proteins share a genomic window:
- a CDS encoding DMT family transporter: MRTDQSLKGVLLAFASFAAYSWSDASVKMIDGALTPYEMGFFGAVFMLAGFPYLMKPGDSWLDVVRSTNRPLWVLRFFSAAIGTIGSVAAFTYLSMAEAFALIFLLPSFVTIMSVLFLKETVGIRRWSAVIIGFVGVMVILRPGFRELSIGHVGAVFAGLSGAISIIVYRAIGPSEKHISLYGAGVLGVLVILGVLMIPDFHWPTLQQWAMLAGYGLLGALATVWLMYAANYAPAAVIGPTQYSQMLWAILFGYLIFGDRVDLPMLIGIVLIIGSGLLTLARERARDVRLPASVATDQQAAVVTVPDSKSDM, from the coding sequence GTGCGTACCGACCAGAGCCTGAAGGGCGTTCTTCTCGCCTTCGCCTCGTTTGCCGCCTATTCCTGGAGCGATGCCAGCGTCAAGATGATCGATGGCGCGCTCACACCCTATGAAATGGGCTTTTTCGGCGCCGTCTTCATGCTCGCCGGTTTTCCCTATCTCATGAAACCAGGCGACAGTTGGCTTGACGTGGTGCGAAGCACCAATCGGCCTCTCTGGGTCCTGCGCTTCTTCTCCGCGGCCATCGGGACGATCGGCAGCGTCGCGGCCTTCACCTATCTGTCGATGGCGGAAGCCTTCGCGCTGATCTTCCTGCTGCCGTCCTTCGTGACGATCATGTCGGTGCTGTTCCTCAAGGAGACGGTCGGAATCCGGCGCTGGAGCGCCGTGATCATCGGCTTCGTCGGCGTTATGGTGATATTGCGCCCCGGTTTCCGCGAGCTTTCGATCGGGCATGTCGGCGCGGTGTTTGCCGGGCTTTCCGGAGCGATCTCGATCATCGTCTATCGCGCCATCGGACCGTCGGAAAAACACATCTCGCTCTACGGCGCCGGCGTGCTTGGCGTTCTCGTCATCCTCGGCGTACTGATGATCCCGGATTTCCATTGGCCGACACTGCAGCAATGGGCCATGCTCGCGGGCTATGGGCTGCTGGGAGCGCTGGCGACCGTCTGGCTGATGTATGCCGCCAACTATGCGCCCGCCGCCGTGATCGGGCCAACCCAATACAGCCAGATGCTCTGGGCCATCCTGTTCGGCTATCTTATCTTCGGCGACAGGGTCGACCTGCCGATGCTGATCGGCATCGTGCTGATCATCGGTTCCGGTCTCCTGACGCTCGCCCGCGAGCGGGCACGCGATGTGCGCCTGCCCGCATCCGTCGCGACGGATCAGCAAGCCGCCGTAGTCACCGTCCCCGACAGCAAATCCGATATGTAA
- a CDS encoding DsbA family oxidoreductase, producing MERVTIDIVSDIVCPWCYLGKARMELAVAEVQDEIGVDINWRPYRLNPDHPPEGVDHQADLAAKLGGRQAVERAHDTLTKLGEEVGITYDFEAIKIGPNTLDAHRLLHWAIVEDRQIQDKVATALFKANFEEGRNVGDHAVLADIAEKSGLDRKVIENLLASDADKDTVLGEIEAAQKMGVTGVPFFIIDGQYAVSGAQTPDVFANALREIAKLKAEARKGMI from the coding sequence ATGGAGCGCGTAACCATCGACATCGTTTCGGATATCGTCTGCCCCTGGTGTTACCTCGGCAAGGCAAGGATGGAACTGGCGGTCGCGGAGGTTCAGGACGAAATCGGCGTCGACATCAACTGGCGCCCTTATCGGCTCAACCCGGACCATCCGCCCGAGGGCGTCGACCATCAGGCCGACCTTGCCGCCAAGCTCGGCGGCAGGCAAGCCGTCGAACGCGCCCACGACACGCTGACGAAGCTCGGCGAAGAAGTCGGCATCACGTATGATTTCGAGGCGATCAAGATCGGTCCCAATACGCTCGATGCCCATCGCCTGCTGCATTGGGCGATCGTGGAAGACCGCCAGATTCAGGACAAGGTCGCGACCGCCCTGTTCAAGGCGAATTTCGAGGAGGGCCGCAATGTCGGCGACCACGCCGTGCTGGCCGATATCGCCGAAAAATCGGGCCTCGACCGCAAGGTCATCGAGAACCTTCTGGCAAGCGACGCCGACAAGGACACCGTTCTCGGGGAGATCGAGGCGGCCCAGAAGATGGGCGTGACCGGCGTGCCATTCTTCATCATCGACGGGCAATACGCGGTCAGCGGAGCGCAGACGCCGGATGTGTTTGCCAATGCGCTGCGAGAAATCGCCAAGCTGAAGGCGGAAGCCCGCAAGGGCATGATCTGA